A stretch of the Thiohalospira halophila DSM 15071 genome encodes the following:
- the gspD gene encoding type II secretion system secretin GspD, producing MSQSRGRIRRSLLGLALWTLLPGGAAAEPVTLNFQEADLRAVVETVSEATGRNFVVDPRVKGQVTLVSSQPLEGEAVYEAFLSVLDVHGFTAVPDGDTTQIVPASRAKQGAIPTNGAGAGGEFVTRVVTVEHVPAAQLVPILRPLVAQEGHMAAYQPTNTLILSDRARNADRLVGIVDSLDRPDQGRSKVIELEQAAAEEVVRIVEQMEQAGQENDQGARIVADSRTNSVILRGDPADRMRMEALVHHLDTPVSTDEGNTHVIYLRYARAEEIIKVLQGLPEGETGDDNEGEARVRSPFSGVRMQADEGTNALVITAPPNRMRAIRSVINRLDIRRAQVMVEAIIAEVSADTSREFGIQWLVDGTNGGGVSPAGAVNFSTGNSGIVPLASSIAQGGGANLGDGMSAAFGQIGAAETDFAGLVRALSSDSNVNVLSTPSLVTLDNEEAEIVVGQNQPFVTGQYTSTGSGSTPNNPFQTIQREDVGLTLKVSPQINEGSAVRLAIEQEVSSVLENTDTGPVTNKREIKTNVIVDDGRILVLGGLIDEEEQVNEQRVPLLGDIPVLGWLFRYNKTSTVKRNLMIFLRPTILRDGQDAQRVSSAKYSALRQRQLDTRDSLRRLGDSDASPVMEDLDEFLELPAPYPGNRPGDDGNGADEVSTEEVPRSTGEPRARNPDIDPAPVAPPPSAARSAGRLPR from the coding sequence ATGAGTCAGTCGAGGGGAAGGATTCGCCGGAGCCTGCTGGGGCTGGCCCTGTGGACGCTCCTCCCCGGCGGGGCCGCGGCGGAGCCGGTGACCCTGAATTTCCAGGAAGCCGATCTGCGGGCGGTGGTGGAAACCGTCTCCGAGGCGACAGGCAGGAACTTCGTCGTGGACCCCCGGGTGAAGGGGCAGGTGACCCTGGTCTCCTCTCAGCCACTGGAGGGGGAAGCGGTCTACGAGGCCTTCCTCTCCGTCCTCGACGTCCACGGCTTCACCGCCGTCCCCGACGGCGACACCACCCAGATCGTCCCCGCCTCCCGGGCCAAGCAGGGGGCCATCCCCACGAACGGCGCGGGGGCCGGGGGCGAATTCGTCACCCGGGTGGTCACCGTGGAACACGTCCCGGCTGCCCAGCTGGTGCCCATCCTGCGCCCCCTGGTGGCCCAGGAGGGTCACATGGCCGCCTACCAGCCCACCAATACCCTTATTCTCTCCGACCGCGCCCGCAATGCGGACCGTCTCGTCGGCATCGTGGACAGCCTGGATCGCCCGGATCAGGGCCGCTCCAAGGTCATCGAACTGGAGCAGGCGGCGGCCGAGGAGGTCGTCCGCATCGTGGAGCAGATGGAGCAGGCCGGCCAGGAGAATGACCAGGGCGCGCGCATCGTGGCGGACTCCCGCACCAACAGCGTCATTCTCCGCGGCGACCCGGCGGATCGCATGCGGATGGAGGCGCTGGTCCACCATCTGGATACGCCGGTCTCCACCGACGAGGGCAACACCCACGTCATCTACCTGCGCTATGCCCGGGCGGAGGAGATCATCAAGGTCCTTCAGGGGCTGCCCGAGGGCGAGACCGGTGATGACAATGAGGGCGAGGCCCGCGTTCGAAGCCCCTTTTCCGGCGTGCGGATGCAGGCCGACGAGGGGACGAACGCCCTGGTCATCACCGCGCCGCCGAACCGCATGCGTGCCATCCGCTCGGTGATCAACCGGCTGGACATCCGCCGCGCCCAGGTCATGGTGGAGGCCATCATCGCCGAGGTCTCCGCCGATACCAGCCGGGAGTTCGGGATCCAGTGGCTGGTGGACGGGACCAACGGCGGCGGCGTCAGCCCTGCCGGGGCGGTGAACTTCTCCACCGGCAACAGCGGCATCGTCCCCCTGGCCTCCAGCATCGCCCAGGGCGGGGGTGCCAACCTCGGTGACGGCATGTCCGCCGCCTTCGGGCAGATCGGGGCAGCGGAAACGGACTTCGCCGGCCTGGTTCGGGCGCTCTCCTCGGACAGCAACGTCAACGTCCTCTCCACGCCCAGCCTCGTCACCCTGGACAACGAGGAGGCGGAGATCGTGGTGGGGCAGAATCAGCCCTTCGTGACGGGCCAGTACACCAGCACCGGTAGCGGTAGCACGCCGAACAACCCCTTCCAGACCATCCAGCGCGAGGATGTCGGTCTGACCCTGAAGGTCTCGCCGCAGATCAACGAGGGCAGTGCCGTGCGCCTGGCCATCGAGCAGGAGGTCTCCAGTGTGCTGGAGAACACCGACACCGGGCCGGTGACCAACAAGCGCGAGATCAAGACCAACGTCATCGTCGACGATGGTCGGATCCTGGTGCTCGGCGGCCTCATCGACGAGGAGGAGCAGGTCAACGAGCAGCGCGTGCCGCTGCTCGGCGACATCCCGGTCCTCGGCTGGCTGTTTCGCTACAACAAGACCAGTACCGTCAAGCGCAACCTCATGATCTTCCTGCGGCCCACCATCCTCCGGGACGGCCAGGATGCCCAGCGGGTCTCCAGCGCCAAGTACTCGGCCCTGCGCCAGCGCCAGCTGGACACGCGGGACAGCCTCCGCCGCCTGGGAGACAGCGATGCCAGCCCGGTGATGGAGGACCTGGATGAGTTCCTGGAGCTGCCCGCGCCCTATCCGGGGAACCGCCCCGGCGATGACGGGAACGGGGCGGACGAGGTGTCGACGGAGGAGGTCCCTCGTTCGACCGGGGAGCCCCGAGCCCGCAATCCCGACATCGATCCGGCGCCGGTCGCGCCGCCGCCGTCCGCTGCCCGGAGCGCCGGGAGGTTGCCGCGGTGA
- the amrA gene encoding AmmeMemoRadiSam system protein A: MAEETIDAATGQALVELAGRTLAAATAGEALPTAPSEPPALTAPGAAFVTLQREGQLRGCIGSLEAHHPLGEDVIANARAAAFRDPRFPPLQSPELPGLHVEVSVLTAPEPFPFTDEADLLNRLQPGVDGLILEAGARHRGTFLPAVWESLPEPRTFLTELRRKAGLPSDYPLTETRLWRYTTHAFGGIIRDMTGEVRPDSA; encoded by the coding sequence ATGGCTGAAGAGACCATCGACGCCGCCACCGGCCAGGCCCTGGTGGAGCTGGCCGGCCGGACGCTGGCCGCCGCCACTGCCGGTGAAGCGCTCCCGACCGCGCCCTCGGAACCGCCAGCCCTGACCGCACCCGGGGCGGCCTTCGTCACCCTGCAGCGCGAGGGGCAGCTCCGGGGCTGCATCGGCTCCCTGGAGGCCCATCACCCCCTGGGCGAGGATGTCATCGCCAACGCCCGGGCGGCCGCCTTCCGCGATCCGCGCTTCCCGCCGCTGCAGTCGCCCGAGCTGCCGGGGCTGCACGTGGAGGTCTCGGTTCTCACGGCGCCGGAACCCTTCCCCTTCACCGACGAGGCCGACCTCCTGAACCGACTGCAGCCCGGGGTGGACGGCCTCATCCTGGAGGCAGGGGCCCGCCATCGGGGCACCTTCCTGCCGGCGGTATGGGAGAGCCTACCGGAGCCGCGGACCTTCCTGACCGAGCTGCGGCGCAAGGCCGGCCTGCCGTCGGACTATCCCCTGACGGAGACAAGACTGTGGCGGTATACCACCCACGCCTTCGGCGGTATCATCCGCGACATGACTGGCGAAGTCCGCCCGGACAGCGCCTGA
- a CDS encoding DUF2237 family protein: MSENPFRNVLGTPLEPCNPALSAGFYRTGRCETRDGDPGNHSVCAEMTDEFLRFSASRGNELRAPVPQLAFPGLAAGDRWCLCAARWQEALEAGVAPPVVLEATEDIALEVVRMQDLQAHATAGDATDR, from the coding sequence ATGTCCGAGAACCCCTTCCGCAACGTCCTGGGAACGCCGCTGGAGCCGTGCAACCCGGCGCTGTCGGCCGGCTTCTACCGCACCGGCCGCTGCGAGACCCGGGATGGCGATCCCGGCAACCACTCCGTCTGCGCAGAGATGACCGACGAATTCCTGCGCTTCAGCGCCTCCCGCGGCAACGAGCTGCGGGCACCGGTGCCGCAGCTCGCCTTCCCCGGCCTGGCGGCGGGGGATCGCTGGTGCCTCTGCGCGGCGCGCTGGCAGGAGGCGCTGGAGGCCGGTGTGGCACCGCCGGTGGTCCTGGAGGCCACTGAGGACATCGCCCTGGAGGTGGTCCGGATGCAGGACCTCCAGGCCCACGCCACTGCCGGCGATGCCACCGACCGCTGA
- the gspE gene encoding type II secretion system ATPase GspE, which produces MSIAEFEAAAEAAPAPLVDAEASIHQVPFAWARRHGLLVRGVEEDGRVRLACRRGADAGALAELRRWMGRPLVPEMVEAEAFEQELQAAYEGSSADAMQEMGALGEDLDLASVAEELAEPQDLLDSEDDAPIIRLINALFTEAVKIGASDIHIEPYEARLRVRFRVDGVLREVLQPNRALAPLLVSRIKVMAQMDIAEKRVPQDGRISLRIAGRAVDVRVSTLPGGAGERVVMRLLDKQAGKLDLEHLGMPEDTRDRVDRLIHHPHGILLVTGPTGSGKTTTLYAALTRLNESSRNILTVEDPIEYYLDGIGQTQVNAKVEMTFARGLRAILRQDPDVVMVGEVRDLETAQIAVQASLTGHMVLSTLHTNTAVGAVTRLRDMGVERFLLASSLIGVLAQRLVRRLCHECRRPYTADEAECRALGLDPADPPTLYHPGGCEACNGQGYNGRKGLYELVTIDDAMLGLIHEGAGEQALEAEARRNSRSIRQEGIHAVLAGETSMEEVIRVTQED; this is translated from the coding sequence GTGAGCATCGCGGAGTTCGAGGCCGCCGCGGAGGCGGCCCCGGCCCCGCTGGTGGACGCCGAGGCGTCCATCCACCAGGTGCCCTTTGCCTGGGCGCGGCGCCACGGCCTTCTGGTACGCGGGGTGGAGGAGGACGGCCGCGTGCGCCTGGCCTGTCGGCGCGGCGCCGATGCCGGGGCGCTGGCCGAGCTGCGCCGCTGGATGGGTCGCCCCCTCGTTCCCGAGATGGTGGAGGCCGAGGCCTTCGAGCAGGAGCTCCAGGCGGCCTACGAGGGCAGCAGTGCCGACGCCATGCAGGAGATGGGGGCGCTGGGGGAGGACCTGGACCTGGCCAGCGTCGCCGAGGAGCTGGCCGAGCCCCAGGACCTGCTGGACAGCGAGGATGATGCCCCCATCATCCGGCTGATCAACGCCCTGTTCACCGAGGCGGTGAAGATCGGCGCCTCGGATATCCACATCGAGCCCTACGAGGCGCGGCTGCGGGTGCGCTTCCGCGTGGATGGCGTCCTGCGCGAGGTCCTCCAGCCCAATCGCGCCCTGGCGCCGCTACTGGTCTCGCGTATCAAGGTCATGGCGCAGATGGATATCGCCGAGAAGCGGGTCCCGCAAGATGGCCGGATCTCCCTGCGTATCGCCGGCCGGGCGGTGGACGTCCGCGTCTCCACGCTCCCCGGCGGCGCCGGGGAGCGGGTGGTCATGCGCCTGCTGGACAAGCAGGCCGGCAAGCTCGACCTGGAGCACCTGGGCATGCCGGAGGATACCCGGGACCGGGTGGATCGCCTCATCCACCACCCCCACGGGATCCTGCTGGTCACCGGCCCCACCGGCTCCGGCAAGACCACCACCCTCTACGCCGCGCTGACCCGGCTCAACGAGTCCAGCCGTAATATCCTCACGGTGGAGGACCCCATCGAGTACTACCTGGACGGCATCGGCCAGACCCAGGTGAACGCCAAGGTGGAGATGACCTTCGCCCGGGGGCTGCGCGCCATCCTCCGGCAGGACCCGGATGTCGTCATGGTCGGCGAGGTCCGGGACCTGGAGACGGCGCAGATCGCCGTGCAGGCGTCGCTCACCGGCCACATGGTGCTCTCCACCCTGCATACCAATACCGCCGTGGGGGCGGTGACCCGGTTGCGGGACATGGGAGTGGAGCGCTTCCTGCTCGCCTCCAGCCTCATCGGGGTGCTGGCCCAGCGCCTGGTGCGCCGCCTCTGCCACGAGTGCCGCCGGCCCTATACCGCCGATGAGGCCGAGTGCCGGGCGCTGGGGCTGGACCCCGCCGACCCGCCCACCCTCTATCACCCCGGCGGCTGCGAGGCGTGCAACGGCCAGGGGTACAACGGCCGCAAGGGGCTCTACGAGCTGGTGACCATCGATGACGCCATGCTCGGCCTCATCCACGAGGGCGCCGGCGAGCAGGCCCTGGAGGCCGAAGCCCGGCGGAACTCCCGCAGTATCCGGCAGGAGGGGATCCACGCCGTCCTGGCCGGGGAGACCAGCATGGAAGAGGTCATTCGCGTGACCCAGGAGGACTAG
- the hpnD gene encoding presqualene diphosphate synthase HpnD: MTPDEYCQEKTAASGSSFYYSFLFLDPDRRRAITALYAFCREVDDVVDECSEPSVARMKLEWWRQEVERLFDGQPQHPVAQALAPWLERFDLPREHFHEVIDGMEMDLDIHDYPDFRTLSLYCYRVASVVGLMAAEIFGYQSRQTRQYANDLGMAFQLTNILRDVHEDAQRGRIYLPAEDREAHGVSRQDLLMGRETEDMRSLFAFEADRARDYYRRALEGLPEEDRYAQRSGVIMAAIYQRLLDRMDADGYHAMTRRYRLPAWRKLWVAWRTARREAKRARKAGQ, from the coding sequence ATGACCCCCGACGAGTACTGCCAGGAGAAGACGGCCGCCAGCGGCTCCTCCTTCTACTACAGCTTCCTCTTCCTCGATCCCGACCGGCGCCGGGCCATCACCGCGCTGTACGCCTTCTGCCGCGAGGTGGACGACGTCGTGGACGAGTGCAGTGAGCCCAGCGTTGCCCGGATGAAGCTGGAGTGGTGGCGCCAGGAGGTGGAGCGGCTCTTCGACGGCCAGCCGCAGCACCCGGTGGCCCAGGCCCTGGCGCCGTGGCTGGAGCGCTTCGACCTCCCCCGCGAGCATTTCCATGAGGTCATCGATGGCATGGAGATGGATCTGGACATCCACGACTACCCGGATTTCCGGACCCTCTCCCTCTACTGCTATCGCGTGGCGTCGGTGGTGGGCCTCATGGCCGCCGAGATCTTCGGCTATCAGAGCCGCCAGACCCGGCAGTACGCCAACGACCTGGGCATGGCCTTCCAGCTCACCAACATCCTCCGGGACGTGCACGAAGATGCCCAGCGCGGACGGATCTACCTCCCCGCCGAGGATCGCGAGGCCCATGGCGTCAGCCGCCAGGACCTGCTCATGGGGCGGGAGACCGAGGATATGCGTTCACTCTTCGCCTTCGAGGCCGACCGCGCCCGGGACTACTACCGCCGCGCCCTGGAGGGGCTGCCCGAGGAGGACCGCTACGCCCAGCGCAGCGGGGTCATCATGGCGGCCATCTACCAACGGCTCCTCGACCGCATGGACGCCGATGGCTACCACGCCATGACCCGGCGCTACCGCCTCCCGGCCTGGCGCAAGCTCTGGGTGGCCTGGCGCACGGCCCGGCGGGAGGCGAAGCGGGCGCGCAAGGCGGGGCAATGA
- the amrS gene encoding AmmeMemoRadiSam system radical SAM enzyme encodes MTDVGLEGEETVPTKYWHTLDDGRVQCDLCPRFCKLHEGQRGLCFVRANQGGEVVLTTYGRSSGFCIDPIEKKPLNHFLPGTSVLSFGTAGCNLACKYCQNWDISKSREIDTLADRADPETVARTAEAYGCRSIAYTYNDPIIFHEYAIDIAAACAERGIKSVAVTSGYVSPEPRAEFYRYMDAANVDLKSFSEDFYRKLTGGHLEPVLDTLRYLYHETDVWLELTTLVIPGHNDSDEEIVAMSNWIRDELGPEVPLHLTAFHPDWKMSDVPPTPPETLRHARQLARDAGLQYVYIGNVIDDEGGTTWCPGCGAALIGRHGYTITAWNLDEHGHCAQCGTSIPGVFEAEPGHWGSRRQPVRLQRMAV; translated from the coding sequence ATGACCGACGTGGGACTGGAAGGCGAGGAGACGGTACCGACCAAGTACTGGCATACCCTGGACGACGGCCGGGTGCAGTGCGATCTCTGCCCCCGTTTCTGCAAGCTGCACGAGGGCCAGCGCGGGCTGTGCTTCGTGCGCGCCAATCAGGGCGGCGAGGTGGTGCTGACCACCTACGGCCGCTCCAGCGGCTTCTGCATCGATCCCATCGAGAAGAAGCCGCTCAACCACTTCCTGCCGGGGACCTCGGTGCTCTCCTTCGGCACCGCTGGCTGCAACCTGGCCTGCAAGTACTGCCAGAACTGGGACATCAGCAAGTCCCGGGAGATCGACACCCTGGCCGATCGCGCCGATCCGGAGACGGTGGCGCGCACGGCCGAGGCCTACGGCTGCCGCAGTATCGCCTACACGTACAACGACCCCATCATCTTCCACGAGTACGCCATCGACATCGCCGCCGCCTGCGCCGAGCGGGGGATCAAGTCGGTGGCCGTGACCTCGGGCTATGTCTCGCCCGAGCCGCGGGCGGAGTTCTACCGCTACATGGATGCGGCCAACGTGGACCTGAAGTCCTTCTCCGAGGACTTCTACCGCAAGCTAACCGGCGGCCATCTGGAGCCGGTGCTCGACACCCTGCGCTATCTCTACCACGAGACCGATGTCTGGCTGGAGCTGACCACCCTGGTCATCCCGGGCCACAACGACAGTGACGAGGAGATCGTGGCGATGTCGAACTGGATCCGGGATGAGCTGGGACCGGAGGTGCCCCTGCATCTCACGGCCTTCCACCCCGACTGGAAGATGAGCGATGTCCCGCCAACGCCGCCGGAGACCCTGCGCCATGCCCGGCAGCTTGCACGGGATGCAGGCCTGCAGTACGTCTACATCGGCAATGTGATCGATGACGAGGGGGGCACCACCTGGTGTCCCGGCTGCGGGGCGGCGCTTATCGGCCGCCACGGCTACACCATCACCGCCTGGAACCTGGACGAGCACGGCCACTGCGCCCAGTGCGGCACTTCCATCCCCGGCGTCTTCGAGGCCGAGCCGGGCCACTGGGGCTCCCGCCGCCAGCCGGTGCGGCTGCAGCGGATGGCCGTCTAG
- a CDS encoding YciK family oxidoreductase translates to MLDYQAAPDLLRDRVILVTGAGDGIGAAAAETLAAHGATVVLLGRTIRKLEEVYDRIEQAGGPQPAIFPMNLEGAAAKDYDELATKVDEAFGRLDGLLHNAANLGSLTPLHLYSMEMWPKVMQVNLNAPYLLTRACLPLLQASEDPSVVFTTADVARKGKAYWGPFAVSLAGTERLMEIFAEELEGEGIRCNSLDPGPVNTGLRQRAYPGEDPTELLQPADITPAHLYLLGPDSRGQTGQAFSAQGD, encoded by the coding sequence ATGCTCGACTATCAGGCCGCTCCCGACCTGCTCCGGGACCGCGTAATCCTGGTCACCGGCGCCGGTGACGGCATCGGCGCCGCCGCCGCAGAGACCCTGGCTGCCCACGGCGCCACCGTGGTCCTGCTGGGCCGCACCATCCGCAAGCTGGAAGAGGTCTACGACCGGATCGAGCAGGCCGGCGGGCCGCAACCCGCCATCTTCCCCATGAACCTGGAGGGGGCCGCCGCCAAGGACTACGACGAACTCGCCACCAAGGTGGACGAGGCCTTCGGCCGGCTGGATGGCCTGCTCCACAACGCCGCCAACCTCGGCTCGCTGACGCCGCTGCACCTCTACAGCATGGAGATGTGGCCCAAGGTGATGCAGGTGAACCTCAACGCCCCCTACCTGCTCACCCGCGCCTGCCTGCCCCTGCTCCAGGCCAGCGAGGACCCCTCCGTGGTCTTCACCACCGCCGATGTCGCCCGCAAGGGCAAGGCCTACTGGGGACCATTCGCCGTCAGCCTGGCCGGTACCGAACGGCTCATGGAGATCTTCGCCGAGGAGCTGGAGGGCGAGGGGATCCGCTGCAACAGCCTGGACCCGGGCCCGGTGAACACCGGCCTGCGCCAGCGCGCCTATCCCGGCGAGGACCCCACCGAACTCCTGCAGCCGGCGGACATCACCCCGGCCCACCTCTACCTCCTGGGCCCCGACAGCCGCGGCCAGACCGGCCAGGCCTTCAGCGCCCAGGGCGACTGA
- the hpnE gene encoding hydroxysqualene dehydroxylase HpnE: MTAPLIVGAGWAGLAAGVELAAAGRAPVVLEAAPRPGGRARSLAEGRDNGQHLLIGAYTGVERLLGRIGVDIDTAFHREPLALHVADGDEALALTGSRLPGPLHAVGALAGARGLGPGGRRRALAFAAAMAMRGFRLRRDRTVAELLARHRQGATALRRLWTPLCLATLNARPEHASARLFLRVLADAFGGGRRNAELWFPRTGLGALLPEPAAAFIRDRGGEVHTGERVRALTTSEGAVTGIATRGERRTGPVLLATAPWHAARLLEPVPGGHELADRLRGLGHGAITTVYLRYPRHVHLDPPLWASAETPSPWIVDRRTAGEPGWMAVVTSADDSGRNRAACAREAATTLAALRPDWPPALESRVIRERRATFHPAPGVDDHRPAVDAGPPGLWLAGDYTSTGLPATLEGAVRSGVECARNLLAAPA; the protein is encoded by the coding sequence ATGACCGCACCGCTTATCGTCGGGGCCGGCTGGGCCGGGCTCGCCGCCGGCGTGGAGCTGGCCGCCGCCGGCCGCGCCCCCGTTGTTCTGGAGGCGGCCCCCCGCCCCGGCGGCCGTGCGCGGAGCCTGGCCGAGGGGCGCGACAACGGCCAGCACCTGCTCATCGGGGCCTACACCGGGGTGGAACGGCTCCTCGGACGGATCGGCGTGGACATCGACACCGCCTTCCACCGCGAGCCCCTGGCCCTCCATGTCGCCGACGGCGACGAGGCCCTGGCGCTGACCGGGAGCCGCCTGCCGGGCCCGCTCCACGCCGTGGGCGCCCTGGCCGGAGCCCGCGGCCTGGGACCGGGGGGGCGCCGTCGGGCGCTGGCCTTCGCTGCGGCCATGGCGATGCGCGGCTTCCGCCTGCGCCGGGACCGGACCGTGGCCGAACTCCTCGCCCGCCACCGGCAGGGGGCCACCGCCCTGCGCCGGCTCTGGACGCCGCTGTGCCTGGCCACCCTCAATGCCCGCCCCGAGCACGCCTCGGCCCGGCTCTTCCTGCGGGTCCTCGCCGACGCCTTCGGCGGAGGCCGCCGGAACGCCGAGCTCTGGTTCCCGCGGACCGGCCTGGGCGCCCTCCTCCCGGAGCCGGCGGCCGCCTTCATCCGCGACCGGGGTGGCGAGGTCCACACCGGCGAGCGCGTCCGCGCCCTGACGACAAGCGAGGGGGCCGTCACCGGCATCGCGACCCGGGGGGAACGGCGGACCGGGCCCGTCCTCCTGGCCACCGCGCCCTGGCACGCCGCCAGGCTGCTGGAGCCCGTGCCCGGGGGCCACGAGCTGGCCGACCGGCTACGCGGCCTCGGCCACGGCGCCATCACCACCGTCTATCTGCGCTACCCGCGCCACGTCCACCTGGACCCACCGCTGTGGGCCAGTGCCGAGACACCGAGCCCCTGGATCGTGGATCGCCGCACCGCCGGTGAGCCGGGCTGGATGGCCGTGGTGACCAGCGCCGACGATTCCGGGCGAAACCGGGCCGCCTGCGCGCGGGAGGCCGCCACTACCCTGGCCGCCCTGCGCCCGGACTGGCCGCCGGCGCTGGAGAGCCGGGTGATCCGTGAGCGTCGCGCCACCTTCCATCCGGCTCCGGGTGTGGACGATCACCGCCCCGCCGTGGATGCCGGCCCCCCCGGTCTGTGGCTGGCCGGCGATTACACCAGTACCGGTCTGCCGGCTACCCTCGAAGGGGCGGTTCGCAGTGGCGTAGAATGCGCCCGGAACCTGCTGGCCGCTCCGGCCTAA
- the amrB gene encoding AmmeMemoRadiSam system protein B, which translates to MDKGTEPRIRQPAVAGMFYPDDADALRSMVRDYLAEASAPTGEPPKAIIAPHAGLPYSGPVAATAYRTVAPLKETVRRVVLLGPSHRVPFRGLAAPDAEQLRTPLGDIPVDTDALAEIAELPDVGMLDAAHAAEHSLEVQLPFLQEVLGDFRIVPLVVGDADPDTVAAVLERLWGGPETLIVISSDLSHFHDYATANRIDEATAQAIATLHPERVDHEGACGFHPVRGLLTSARNHGLTGEVLDRRNSGDTAGPRDQVVGYGAFAFHEPEPAHG; encoded by the coding sequence ATGGACAAGGGTACGGAACCCCGGATCCGGCAACCGGCCGTCGCCGGCATGTTCTACCCCGACGATGCCGACGCGCTGCGCTCGATGGTCCGGGACTACCTGGCCGAGGCTTCAGCGCCCACCGGCGAGCCCCCCAAGGCGATCATCGCCCCCCATGCCGGGCTCCCCTACTCCGGGCCGGTAGCCGCCACCGCCTATCGCACGGTGGCGCCCCTCAAGGAGACCGTCCGTCGGGTGGTCCTGCTGGGGCCGTCCCACCGCGTCCCCTTCCGCGGCCTGGCGGCGCCGGATGCCGAACAATTGCGCACCCCGCTGGGCGACATCCCGGTGGATACCGACGCCCTGGCCGAGATCGCCGAGCTGCCCGATGTCGGCATGCTGGACGCCGCCCACGCCGCCGAGCACAGCCTGGAGGTCCAGCTCCCCTTCCTGCAGGAGGTTCTGGGGGACTTCCGGATCGTGCCGCTGGTGGTGGGTGATGCCGACCCCGACACGGTAGCCGCCGTCCTGGAGCGGCTGTGGGGCGGGCCGGAGACGCTCATCGTCATCAGCTCCGACCTCTCCCACTTCCACGACTACGCCACCGCCAACCGCATCGACGAGGCCACGGCGCAGGCCATCGCCACCCTCCACCCGGAGCGGGTGGACCACGAGGGGGCCTGCGGCTTCCACCCGGTGCGCGGCCTGCTCACCAGTGCCCGGAACCACGGCCTCACCGGCGAGGTCCTGGACCGGCGCAACTCCGGCGACACCGCTGGACCGCGCGACCAGGTCGTCGGCTACGGCGCCTTCGCCTTCCACGAACCGGAGCCTGCCCATGGCTGA
- the gspC gene encoding type II secretion system protein GspC, with the protein MNPPNILAGVDPARLVALSRAVAEALLVVAIAAAAADIAWRLMPAAGQGPAPAAAPQAASVSDERGPDVARHALFGEPDETADGEAGITEAPETTLQLVLRGVIATGDPATSRAIIAGREGEEGYSPGDNLPGGAVLERVFENRVLLRRDGRFEELRMPRTDLARPAQREDDLVSTGDIEPDLSESEVRDFRDRLRNDPGSLAGIFRASPVRENGEVRGYRVRPGSEGELFRRFGFEAGDIITEVNGTPLDSPRRGMELMNQLGEADTLSVVVERDGQRRRIEMRLQ; encoded by the coding sequence ATGAATCCACCCAATATTCTTGCCGGTGTCGACCCGGCCCGCCTGGTAGCGCTGTCCAGGGCGGTGGCCGAGGCGCTACTGGTGGTGGCCATCGCAGCGGCCGCGGCGGATATTGCCTGGCGCCTGATGCCCGCTGCCGGTCAAGGGCCGGCCCCGGCTGCCGCACCGCAGGCCGCCAGCGTGAGCGACGAACGCGGGCCCGATGTCGCCCGCCACGCCCTCTTCGGGGAACCGGACGAGACGGCCGACGGCGAGGCCGGGATCACCGAGGCACCGGAGACCACCCTGCAGCTGGTCCTGCGCGGCGTTATCGCCACCGGCGATCCGGCGACCTCCCGGGCCATCATCGCCGGCCGGGAGGGGGAAGAGGGGTACAGCCCCGGTGACAACCTCCCGGGCGGCGCGGTACTCGAGCGGGTCTTCGAGAACCGCGTGTTGCTGCGGCGTGACGGGCGTTTCGAGGAACTCCGCATGCCGCGCACCGACCTGGCCCGGCCGGCGCAGCGGGAGGATGATCTGGTCTCCACCGGCGATATTGAACCCGACCTCTCGGAGTCCGAGGTGCGGGACTTCCGGGACCGGTTGCGCAACGACCCCGGCAGCCTGGCGGGGATCTTCCGCGCCAGCCCCGTCCGGGAGAACGGCGAGGTCCGCGGTTATCGCGTGCGTCCCGGCAGCGAGGGGGAGCTCTTCCGCCGTTTCGGCTTCGAGGCGGGGGACATCATCACCGAGGTCAACGGTACTCCTCTGGACAGCCCGCGGCGCGGGATGGAACTGATGAACCAACTGGGCGAGGCCGATACGCTGTCCGTAGTAGTGGAGCGGGATGGTCAGCGCCGGCGGATCGAGATGAGACTGCAATGA